The Methanobacterium sp. genome includes the window ATGTTATCTGTCTGTCCAAGAGTCCATATGAGCTTTACAAATGCAGTTTCAGGCAGCATATCTCCTGCAGAAATCACCCCGGCAGAGATGAGCTTCCTTCCAGTGCTGTAAACATGCATGTTTACCATCCCGTACAGACACTGGGATGCCATTACCACAGGAATTTTTTCATCCCCTGCACGCTCTATTGATGATATGATACCTTCTGGACAGTGCCCCAGACCAGTTCCCTCTAAAAGAATTCCTTTATATCCCTTATCAATATGATAATCAATTAATTCTCCGGATATCCCCGGATAGCTTTTAATAAATGCAACATTCGGTTCTATGGCATCTCGGTAGTTTACTTCGCCATCATTCCTTGTTCTGTATTTTAATTCTTTATCAAGGATTTTTAAATTTCCATTTTGAACCTTTGCAATAGGAGAAATGTTTATACTCCTGAAAGTGTCTCTTCTGGAGGTGTGCATCTTCCTTACCTTGGTACCTCTGTGTAAAAGGCCAGAATCGTCATTTTCTGTGGCGTGCATACAGACCATAACCTCTGCAATGTCGGATTTAGCTGCAGTTACTGAATTCATGAGATTTAAATATGCATCAGATGAAGGTCTGTCTGAGCTTCTTTGAGCTCCGGTAAGAACTACAGGCACAGGAGTATCCAGAATAAAACTTAAAGCTGCTGAGGTGTAATGCATGGTGTCTGTTCCATGTGCAACCACCACTCCATAGGCACCCTCATTTATTTCATCTGCAACAGAATGTGCCAGGTCAACCCAGTACTCAGGCCGCATGTTTTCACTTAGTATGTTAAAAACAGCCTTGCCCCGGATGTTTGCATGTTCAAGAAGCTCTGGATTGGCCCTTAAAAGGTCGTCTGCCGTGAATGCCGGGTGGACAGCACCAGTTTTATAATCAATTATTGAAGCAACAGTCCCTCCTGTGGATATAATAGATATATCATGTTTACCTGGATCCTTTTGAATTTCAAGGTGTTCTAATTTAATTTTTGGCTTTTCACCCTTTTCAAGAAGTTCTATTTTTGCATCCTGTATGTCCAGGCCCACATTATAACCATTTTTAAGCTTTAAAACCACATGAAATTCATCAGCATCTTCAGCCCTATCCAGAACCATTCCCTCATAATAAATATCATCTTTTGTAATTTTAACACTGTCTCCAATTGATATTCCTGCAGATTCTAAAAATTCCCTGGAAATTCCAATGTAAGTCATAAAATCACCGTTATTTGAATTCTCTAAAATAATGCATCAAAGTAATTATATCTTAAACTTTCCATATTATAAA containing:
- the gatD gene encoding Glu-tRNA(Gln) amidotransferase subunit GatD, giving the protein MTYIGISREFLESAGISIGDSVKITKDDIYYEGMVLDRAEDADEFHVVLKLKNGYNVGLDIQDAKIELLEKGEKPKIKLEHLEIQKDPGKHDISIISTGGTVASIIDYKTGAVHPAFTADDLLRANPELLEHANIRGKAVFNILSENMRPEYWVDLAHSVADEINEGAYGVVVAHGTDTMHYTSAALSFILDTPVPVVLTGAQRSSDRPSSDAYLNLMNSVTAAKSDIAEVMVCMHATENDDSGLLHRGTKVRKMHTSRRDTFRSINISPIAKVQNGNLKILDKELKYRTRNDGEVNYRDAIEPNVAFIKSYPGISGELIDYHIDKGYKGILLEGTGLGHCPEGIISSIERAGDEKIPVVMASQCLYGMVNMHVYSTGRKLISAGVISAGDMLPETAFVKLIWTLGQTDNMDDARKIMQTNIAGEIQDKMSLKYFLR